A region of the Candidatus Nezhaarchaeota archaeon genome:
GACCCCCACTGTCCAGCGCCAGTCTCTGTCGTAGCGCGCTGTAGGCCCTGCTTAGCTAAGTAGTATGCTTGAGCCACGGCGGTGTTCGGCTTATGGCTACCCGGTGGGCTGACGCCCTCCCACTTGTAGTAAATCCTAGCCGGGGTCTTAAGGAGCTCCTCAAGCCTCCTAGCTCTTATGAGCGGAGTGGGCCTCCATATCCTATAGACGTCCCTGATCTCCTCGGGTACGTCGATCCACCTGTCCATGCTAAACTCCTGCCTAACTAGCTCCTTGCCGAAGATGGCCTCGAAGGCCTTTGGGGGGACGGGTTTCCTCGTGGCTGGGTCTATAGGTGGAGGGAGGGGCTTAGGCAAGTCTGGGACTATGTTATACCACTGCTTAGGGATCTCTTCTTCGCTCAAGAGGATCTTATACTCCTTAGGCAACACCTCACCCCAAGGCAGCTACTAGCTGACTATTCCTAGGGGCCGTGCGATATATAGCCTTACATGCCTTTTTAAAGTTCATAGATTATTCATAACCTCTCAGTAGCTCTAGCTTCCAATAGTAAGCTTTACACACGTAAAGCAAGCTTGGGGCTGGCTAAGGCTGGCCCAAGAAGGCTTTTAAGTAGTGTTGAAGAGGAGCCACTCTGAGGCGTTAAGGAGGGTCTGAGATGCCTAAAGCCTGCGTCTGCGTTAAGTACTCTCTAGACGTAGGGGAGATAAGAGTGGACCCGTCGACGAGGAGGCCGATCACGGTGGGCGTGAAGAGGAAGGTGAGCGACTTCGATAAGAACGCCATAGAGGAGGCGGTGAGGCTCAAGGAGAGGCACGGATGGAGGGCCACGGCCATTACCTACGGCCCAGACGAAGCTAAGTCAGCGCTACGCGAAGCCTTGGCCATGGGGGTGGACGAGGCCGTACTAGTGACAGACCCAGGCTACGATCAGAGCGACTCACTAGTCACGAGCCTCTTCCTGGCCGAGGCCATTAAGAAGGAGGGGCCCTTCGACCTAATCCTGCTGGGCGAAGTTAGCATCGACGACTACGCTTACCAAGTGGGACCAAGAATAGCTGGGCTACTAGGCCTACCGCAAATCACCCACGCTAGACGCCTAGAAGTTAAAGGGGGAGAGGTGGTAGCTGAGCGCGACCTAGAGGAGGGCTACGAGGGCGTCGTGGCTAAGATGCCGGCCGTGGTCACCGTGACTAAGGAGATCAACGAGCCTCGCTACCCTAAGCTCATGGACATTATGAAGGCCTCCAAGAAGCCGATTAAGGTGCTCACAGCTAAAGACCTAGGAATACCTGAGGCTAGGAGGGGGGCGGCTGGGGCAGGCGTAGAGGTACTTAGAGTGCTGGCGCCTGAGATGAAGCGCAAGGGGCAGATAGTAAAGGGGAAGGAGCCGAGCGAAGCCGCCGCTGAGCTAGTCGAGCTCCTAGCTAAGGAGGGGGTGATTAGGTGAGCCTCTGGACCTATTCTGAGAGCCTAGAGCTAGCCGTAGAGCTACTGGGGAAGGGTAGGGAGCTAGCGAATAAGCTAG
Encoded here:
- a CDS encoding TrpB-like pyridoxal-phosphate dependent enzyme (catalyzes the formation of L-tryptophan from indole and L-serine) gives rise to the protein MPKEYKILLSEEEIPKQWYNIVPDLPKPLPPPIDPATRKPVPPKAFEAIFGKELVRQEFSMDRWIDVPEEIRDVYRIWRPTPLIRARRLEELLKTPARIYYKWEGVSPPGSHKPNTAVAQAYYLAKQGLQRATTETGAGQWGS
- a CDS encoding electron transfer flavoprotein subunit beta/FixA family protein; its protein translation is MPKACVCVKYSLDVGEIRVDPSTRRPITVGVKRKVSDFDKNAIEEAVRLKERHGWRATAITYGPDEAKSALREALAMGVDEAVLVTDPGYDQSDSLVTSLFLAEAIKKEGPFDLILLGEVSIDDYAYQVGPRIAGLLGLPQITHARRLEVKGGEVVAERDLEEGYEGVVAKMPAVVTVTKEINEPRYPKLMDIMKASKKPIKVLTAKDLGIPEARRGAAGAGVEVLRVLAPEMKRKGQIVKGKEPSEAAAELVELLAKEGVIR